A stretch of DNA from Chloroflexota bacterium:
ATCCTTGCGGTAGAGCAGCCGCACGTTGACGTGCGGATACAGCTCCTTGATCATCCGCAGCTTGCGGTTCTTCTTGGTGACCAGCCGCTGGCGGAGCGTTGTCAGCTCCAGGTACTGATCCAGCTCCGGCAGGTAGAAGTCCGGGCTGAACATCTCCAGCACCCGCTCGCCCTTGGCGCGCAGCACGAACGAGTACGGCTCGTAGCGCCAGGGCACGCGGTAGAAATCGAAGATCGAGGCAAGCTCGCGCTCGCTGGGGTGGGCGAAGACGATTGGGGCGGCCGGGTCACGCGGGATGATGCCGGCCGGCGTCCCAACGATAGACGGCTCGTAGGCGCTGTCGTCGTCCTCCGGAGGGCCGGCCGCGGCGCCGTTCAGCCCGCCGCGCACACTCCTGGGAGACTCCCTCGTGGTGTCAGCGTTCGCACGCCCGAGGGACGACGCACCGTCCGGCTGGACTGTCGATCCACCTGCCTGCGCGTCACCCTCGCCGTGCTCGTTCACCCGTCTCCTGGTCCCGGACGCGGTCTACTCATCCGATCAGATCGGTTTGAGCGTGTCGGCCAGCGCCCGCATCTCGGCGGCGACGTCGTCCAGGACGCTCGTGTTGTCCGGATCGGCTGCCACCAGCGCCACTGCCCGGGCAATCTGCCGCATCTGGTCTTCCGTTGCGCCGCGCGTCGTCAGCGCCGGCGTCCCGAAGCGCACGCCGCTGGTCTGGCGTGGCGACCGCGTCTCGCCGGGCACTGTGGATTTGCTGGTGATGATCCCGACCCGCTCCAGCGCCTCGGCCAGCTTCGCGCCGGTGTACGAGCGGTCCAGCAGGCTGACCAGCAGCAGGTGGTTGTCCGTGCCGCCAGACACCAGGCTCAGGCCACGATCCCACATCTCGCCGGCCAGCGCCGCCGCGTTCTTGACGACCTGTTCGCTGTAGGTCTTGAACTCCGGCTGCAACGCCTCCTGGAAGCAGACGGCGCGCGCCGCCACCGCCCCCAGGATCGGGCCGCCCTGGAGCATCGGGAAGACGGCCCGGTCAATCGCCTTCGCGTACGTCGCCTTCGAGAGGATCAGGCCGCCGCGCGGTCCGCGCAGCGACTTGTGCGTAGTAGTGGTCACGATGTCGGCGTAGGGGACTGGGCTGGGATGCACCCCGGCCGCCACCAGCCCGGCGATATGCGCGATGTCGGCCATGAACAGCGCGCCGACCTCGTCCGCGATCTCGCGGAAGCGCGCCCAGTCGATGATTCTCGGGTACGCCGATGCGCCCGCCACGATCATCTTCGGCTGGTGTTCGCGGGCCAGCGCGGCCACCTCGTCATAGTCGATGACGTGCGTCTCCGGATCGACGTGGTACGAGGAGAACGTGAACTGCTTGCCGGAGAAGCTGACCGGGCTGCCGTGCGTCAGGTGGCCGCCGTGCGAGAGATCCATCCCCAGGATGCCGTCGCCAAGCTCCAGCGTGGCGTAGTAGGCCGCCATGTTGGCGCTGCTGCCGGAGTGCGGCTGGACGTTCGCGTGCTCCGCGCCGAACAACTGCTTCGCCCGCTCGATAGCCAGCGTCTCGATATCATCGGCCAGCGCGACGCCCTGGTAGTAGCGGGCGTGCGGGTATCCCTCGGCGTACTTGGCGTTCAGGTGCGAGGCCAGCGCCTGGAGGACGGCCGGCGAGGCGTAGTTCTCGCTGGCGATGAAGTTGAGGGTCTGGTTGTGGCGAGCGTGATCGCGCTGGAGGAGCGACCAGATCCGCGGGTCGTCCGTCTCCAGCCCCGGGCGCGTGTCGATGGCCATGAGGTTCGGCCCTCCGTCGAGGTTGGGGCAGCCCTGAGACCTCACCCCAAGCACACGCTCCGGCCGGGAGCGAGCGGAGGCGCCGGGCGGCCGATGTTCATCCAGGGGATGCCTCACGCAGCAGGAGGCACGTTGCCACGGGGCAGTATACCGCCGTTCGGGCCGGCGTAGGTCGCTCGCCCCGCACGGTTCGGCCAGGATCAGGCCAGGATCAGCTCTGCGCCCGCCTTCTCGATGGCCGCGCGCGCATCGTCTGGCAGGGCGTCGTCGGTGACGACGGTCTGGATCGACGAGAGCGGCGTCACCTTGATGAAGCCCGTCCGCGACCACTTCTGTGCATCGGCCAGCAGGATCACCTGGCGGGCTGCATGGACCATCGCCCGCTTGACCCGCGCGATCTCCGGTGAGGTCTCCGTGACCCCAGCCTGAAGCTCCACCGACTGCGCCCCCAGGAACAGCTTCTGCACCACCACGGCATCCAGCCCCTGCTCGGCGAGGATGCCGTGGGTGCTGAGCGTGTCGAAGTTGAGGCTGCCGCCCAGCAGCACGACCCGCACATCCGGCACGCCCCGGAACTCCATCGCCACGTTGAGGGCGTTGGTGATGACCGTCAGCGGCCCGAGCGTCCTGAGGTAGGGCGTCATCTGGACGGTCGTCGTGCCAGCGTCGAGGATGATCGTGTCGCCCGGGCTGACCAGCCCGGCCGCTGCCCGCCCGATGCGCGCTTTCGCATCCTGGGCCAGCGACTTTCGCTGCTCGAAAGCGATCAGGCCGCTGCGTTGCTCGGGGGCCACCGCGCCGCCTCGGTCACGCAGCAGGAAGCCATCCTGTTCGAGCTGCTCAAGGTCGGTGCGGATGGTGACGGCCGAGACGCCGAACTGCTCGGCCAACTCGCTGACGAGGACTGTGCCACGCTGCCGCACCAGATCGACGATGCGTCCGCGCCGATCCCGCATCAAGAGGCTCTTTGGCCCAGGCCGCTCAGTGTGCTCTGCTGCCATCCGTGCTGTCCGCCCCCGTGAGATGAGATGAGGTGTTGCCGCGTACTTTCGCCTGTAAGCATGATAGCAAGCAAACGAAAGTCTGGGAAGTGCCGTGGCACCTGGAGACGGGCGAGAAGGAACTCACCATCGACTCTTCCCACAATGAGCGAAAGTGAACGAAAATCAGTGTTGACAAGAACGAAAGTAAGCGCTAGTATATGGAAAACTGCGAAACCTCTTGTGGTCACTGAGCGCGCTCCAGGCGCTGGGAGGAGTCATGGCGATGAAGCAGGTTGCGGCGGTTGTCGCAGGGACTGGCGGGGCACACACTCGGCTCGCGGCCGAGGCCCTTCGCAAGACCGGTGAGGTCGCCGGTCTCAAGATCGCCGTCGAGGTGCAGGAGCCTTCCGGCGTCAAGGACGTCCTGCCCGCCCAGGCCATCGCAGACGCCGACGTCGTGCTCCTGGCATCCGATCTCTCGCTCGACACTAGCCGGTTCGCCGGCAAGACGCTCTACCGCACGCGCACCAGCGAGGCGATTCGCCACACCCAGACCGTCCTCGACGCGGCCCTGGGCAACGACGGCGGCGTGGGCACGCTGGCTCGGCCAGCCGCATCGTCCGCGCCAGCCGTCGCCACGGTCGCCGCCCCCGCGCCGGCGCCCGCCCGCCCGCCAGCCCCGGTGGCTCCGCTGACGAACGGCAGCGCGCCGGCGTCTGCTGCCGCCCCCGCTCCGGCCGCCCAGAAGCGGATCGTGGCGATCACCTCCTGCCCCACGGGCATCGCACACACGTTCATGGCGGCTGAGGCGCTCCAGAAGGCCGCCACCCGGCTCGGCCACATCATCAAGGTCGAGACGCAGGGCTCGGTCGGCGCGCAGAACACCCTGACGGCCGCCGAGATCGCCGCCGCCGACGTGGTCATCATCGCCGCCGACACGAAGGTTGACCTGAGCCGCTTCGGCGGCAAGCCGGTCGCGATGGCCTCGACCAAGGAGGCGATCCACGATGGCGCGGCGGTCGTCATGTCCGCCCTCAGCCAGCCGGCCCCGTCCGCTGCCGCGTCTGGCCCCCTGGCCGCCGGCAGCCTCGCCGAGACGGTCGAGCGGGAGAAGGCCCAGCGCTCCAGCCAGCGGACTGGCCCCTACAAGCACCTGATGACCGGCGTCTCCTACATGCTCCCGGTCGTGGTGGCGGGCGGCCTCTGTATCGCCCTGGCGTTCGCGGTCGGCGGCATCTACGCCGGCGATGAGCAGGGCACGCTCGGCGCGGCCCTGATGCAGATCGGCGGCAAGACGGCGTTCGGCCTGATCGTGGCGATCCTCTCGGCGTTTATCGCCTACAGCATCGCGGACCGCCCGGGCATCGCCCCCGGCCTCGTCGGCGGCATGCTGGCGCAGTCGCTTGGCGCAGGCTTCCTCGGCGGCATCGTCTCGGGCTTCCTGGCAGGCTACTTCACGCAGTGGCTGGCCCGCTCCATCAAGCTGCCGCGCAACCTGGAAGGGTTGAAGCCGGTCCTGATCCTGCCGCTGATCTCCACGCTGGTGGTCGGCCTGCTGATGATCTACGTCATCGCCCCGCCCGTGCAGGTGGTGCTGAATGCGCTGACCGGCTGGCTCAAGGCGATGCAGGGCGCCAATGCGCTGTTGCTCGGCGTGCTCCTCGGTGCGATGATGGCCTTCGACATGGGCGGCCCGGTCAACAAGGCGTCGTACACGTTCGCGGTCGGCCTGCTGGCCAGCCAGATCTACACTCCGATGGCTGCCGTGATGGCTGCCGGCATGACCCCGCCGCTCGGGCTGGCGCTGGCCGCCTTCCTGTTCAAGAATCGGTTTGACGAGGAGGAGCGTGAGGCCGAGGGTGCGGCGGCAGTCCTGGGGCTGGCCTTCATCACCGAAGGCGCGATCCCGTTCGCGGCCAAGGACCCGCTGCGGGTGCTCCCCTCGCTGATGCTCGGCTCGGCAGTCGCGGGCGGCCTCTCGATGCTCTGGGGCATCCAGCTGCTGGTCCCGCACGGCGGCGTCTTCTCAATGCTGATCCCGGGGGCGGTCACCAGCCCCGTGCTCTATCTGGTCGCGATTCTTGCAGGCTCACTGGTGACGACTGGGGCGCTGTTCATCCTGAAGCGCCCGCTCAACGCGAACACCCAGCCGGCGACGGCGACGGCGCCGGCAGAGGCGGCGGTGGCCTGATGAGTGAGACGGCGCAGCGGTCAACCACCCTCCAGCTTGAAGCGTCCGATGTCCGACTGAACGTGCGGGTCGCCTCGCGGGAGGAAGCGATCCGCGAGGTGGCGGGGCTGCTGATTGCCAACGGCAAGGTCGCCCCGGGCTACGTCGAGAGCATGCTCGGGCGCGAGCAGCAGGCGAACACCTACCTCGGGCACGGCATCTCGATCCCGCACGGTATGCCCCAGGATCGAGAGCTGATCCGCCGGACCGGCATCGCCGTGCTTCAGGTGCCGGACGGCGTGACCTGGAACCCGGGCGAGCGCGTCCACCTCGTCGTCGGGATCGCGGCGCGCTCGGACGAGCATCTCCAGGTGCTGGCGAGCCTGACCGATGTGCTGGACGATCCGTCCCTGGTCGATCGTCTCGCGACTACCAACGACGCGGGCGAGATCGTCGCCAGCCTGAATCGGCGCACCAGCCTCGGCTCGGCCGGGTTGGGCGACGAGTTCGCCGAGGCCCCGTTCGTGGACGTGACCATCGTCGGCTCGGGGGGGCTGCACGCCCGCCCGGCCACGATGCTGGTGGAGGTGGCCGGCCGCTTCGCCTCCGAGATCCGGGTCCAGCAGGCCGGCCGCGAGGCGAACGCCAAGGCGCTGGCCTCGATCCTCAAGCTCGGGGTCGAGGGCGGCCAGACCGTCCGGCTGCTGGCGCTCGGCCCGGATGCCGACGCCGCGCTGGCGGCCCTGCGCGAGGCCGTCGAGAGCGGCCTGGGCGAGGGCGAGGCGCACGATGCTGCCGTCACCTCGGAGGGGCCGTCCTGGCTGCCGGTCTCGACGGCGCGCGCCATCATGGGCGTGGCGGCATCGCCGGGGCTGGCGATTGGCCCGGTCTTCCAGTTCAAGCGCGCCCGGCTGGTGGTCGAGGATCGCCCGCGCGAGCGCGACGAGGAGAAGCTGCGGCTGCGCGAGGCGCTGGAGACGGCCCGCGAACAGCTTGACGTGATCCACGAGCAGGTGAAGTCCCGCGCTGGCAGCAACGAGGCCGCGATCTTCCGCGCCCACCAGGCGATGCTGGCCGATCCGGACCTGCTGGACGACGTCTACGCCCGCATCGAGGACGGCCACAGCGCGGCGTGGTCCTGGCAGCGCACGGTCGAGACGCGCGTGTCCGACGTGCAGCAGATCGGGAACGCGACGCTGGCTGGCCGCGCCGCCGACCTTCACGATGTCGGGCAGCGCGTCCTGCGCGTGCTGGCCGGCACCGAGGAGGGTGAGCCGAGCCTGCCGAGTTCGCCTGCGATCCTGGTCGCCGAGAACCTCTCGCCCTCGGACACGGCCAAGCTCGATCCGAACCTGATCCTCGGGCTCTGCACGGTGCTCGGCGGCCCGACCGCCCACACCGCGATCATCGCGCGGTCGCTGGGCATCCCGGCGATTGTCGGGG
This window harbors:
- a CDS encoding serine hydroxymethyltransferase, which codes for MAIDTRPGLETDDPRIWSLLQRDHARHNQTLNFIASENYASPAVLQALASHLNAKYAEGYPHARYYQGVALADDIETLAIERAKQLFGAEHANVQPHSGSSANMAAYYATLELGDGILGMDLSHGGHLTHGSPVSFSGKQFTFSSYHVDPETHVIDYDEVAALAREHQPKMIVAGASAYPRIIDWARFREIADEVGALFMADIAHIAGLVAAGVHPSPVPYADIVTTTTHKSLRGPRGGLILSKATYAKAIDRAVFPMLQGGPILGAVAARAVCFQEALQPEFKTYSEQVVKNAAALAGEMWDRGLSLVSGGTDNHLLLVSLLDRSYTGAKLAEALERVGIITSKSTVPGETRSPRQTSGVRFGTPALTTRGATEDQMRQIARAVALVAADPDNTSVLDDVAAEMRALADTLKPI
- a CDS encoding DeoR/GlpR transcriptional regulator, producing the protein MAAEHTERPGPKSLLMRDRRGRIVDLVRQRGTVLVSELAEQFGVSAVTIRTDLEQLEQDGFLLRDRGGAVAPEQRSGLIAFEQRKSLAQDAKARIGRAAAGLVSPGDTIILDAGTTTVQMTPYLRTLGPLTVITNALNVAMEFRGVPDVRVVLLGGSLNFDTLSTHGILAEQGLDAVVVQKLFLGAQSVELQAGVTETSPEIARVKRAMVHAARQVILLADAQKWSRTGFIKVTPLSSIQTVVTDDALPDDARAAIEKAGAELILA
- a CDS encoding PTS fructose-like transporter subunit IIB — encoded protein: MKQVAAVVAGTGGAHTRLAAEALRKTGEVAGLKIAVEVQEPSGVKDVLPAQAIADADVVLLASDLSLDTSRFAGKTLYRTRTSEAIRHTQTVLDAALGNDGGVGTLARPAASSAPAVATVAAPAPAPARPPAPVAPLTNGSAPASAAAPAPAAQKRIVAITSCPTGIAHTFMAAEALQKAATRLGHIIKVETQGSVGAQNTLTAAEIAAADVVIIAADTKVDLSRFGGKPVAMASTKEAIHDGAAVVMSALSQPAPSAAASGPLAAGSLAETVEREKAQRSSQRTGPYKHLMTGVSYMLPVVVAGGLCIALAFAVGGIYAGDEQGTLGAALMQIGGKTAFGLIVAILSAFIAYSIADRPGIAPGLVGGMLAQSLGAGFLGGIVSGFLAGYFTQWLARSIKLPRNLEGLKPVLILPLISTLVVGLLMIYVIAPPVQVVLNALTGWLKAMQGANALLLGVLLGAMMAFDMGGPVNKASYTFAVGLLASQIYTPMAAVMAAGMTPPLGLALAAFLFKNRFDEEEREAEGAAAVLGLAFITEGAIPFAAKDPLRVLPSLMLGSAVAGGLSMLWGIQLLVPHGGVFSMLIPGAVTSPVLYLVAILAGSLVTTGALFILKRPLNANTQPATATAPAEAAVA
- the ptsP gene encoding phosphoenolpyruvate--protein phosphotransferase, with product MSETAQRSTTLQLEASDVRLNVRVASREEAIREVAGLLIANGKVAPGYVESMLGREQQANTYLGHGISIPHGMPQDRELIRRTGIAVLQVPDGVTWNPGERVHLVVGIAARSDEHLQVLASLTDVLDDPSLVDRLATTNDAGEIVASLNRRTSLGSAGLGDEFAEAPFVDVTIVGSGGLHARPATMLVEVAGRFASEIRVQQAGREANAKALASILKLGVEGGQTVRLLALGPDADAALAALREAVESGLGEGEAHDAAVTSEGPSWLPVSTARAIMGVAASPGLAIGPVFQFKRARLVVEDRPRERDEEKLRLREALETAREQLDVIHEQVKSRAGSNEAAIFRAHQAMLADPDLLDDVYARIEDGHSAAWSWQRTVETRVSDVQQIGNATLAGRAADLHDVGQRVLRVLAGTEEGEPSLPSSPAILVAENLSPSDTAKLDPNLILGLCTVLGGPTAHTAIIARSLGIPAIVGAGAALLELPDGQTTIVDGSLGALYVSPSEADLASARAAQAGIAQRRDLENESRFAPALLTDGHRVEVVANLGRPSEVEQALQAGAEGVGLLRTELLFVGRSSAPTEEEQYQAYAEMARNLNGLPLIIRTLDIGGDKSAPYITVPAEENPFLGVRGIRLCLRRPDLFRTQLRAIYRASTAGDIKIMFPMVSTLEELREAKDFAESVRQEIGVPPVEIGMMVEVPSAALMADELAPEVDFFSIGTNDLAQYTLAIDRLHPTLGSQVDGLHPAVLRLIQRVVQAGEPVGTWVGVCGGIAGEPLGALILTGLGVAELSMSIPSVAAVKARLRQVSRADTRMLAERALRCSSAAEVRALGRSGGSGGE